A window of Chloroflexota bacterium contains these coding sequences:
- a CDS encoding HNH endonuclease encodes MTVSVALRQRVAAQARHCCGYCHTQEVVSGIPLTLEHLTPKARGGSDAEENLWLSCRLCNEAKGVLTEAADPQTGEAVPLYNPRTQTWAGHFAWDEQSVHILGLTAIGRATVQALSLNDELRVRARALWVQAGYHPPEL; translated from the coding sequence ATGACGGTCTCTGTGGCTCTGCGCCAACGAGTCGCCGCGCAAGCCCGCCATTGCTGCGGCTATTGCCACACGCAGGAAGTTGTCAGCGGCATCCCCCTCACCCTCGAACACCTCACCCCCAAAGCGCGCGGCGGGTCCGACGCCGAAGAGAACTTGTGGCTCTCGTGCCGCCTGTGCAACGAAGCCAAAGGCGTTCTGACCGAAGCCGCTGATCCTCAAACGGGCGAGGCCGTTCCCCTCTACAACCCTCGAACGCAAACGTGGGCCGGACATTTCGCTTGGGATGAGCAAAGCGTCCATATCCTTGGCCTGACGGCGATAGGCCGCGCGACTGTTCAGGCCCTGTCGCTCAACGACGAACTGCGCGTGCGCGCCCGCGCTCTTTGGGTTCAAGCCGGTTACCATCCGCCAGAACTTTAA
- a CDS encoding GxxExxY protein translates to MPRRDGFGQVDGAAGGSGARDNAAGECDVVAKRFQRKACPFGKLKASSEPNVLVEKLVIVEAKAVTVYNPIFEAQALTYLRLLDLRLALVINFGEKLVKNGIHRVVNGL, encoded by the coding sequence CTGCCGCGACGAGACGGATTTGGACAGGTTGACGGCGCGGCTGGTGGAAGTGGTGCAAGAGACAATGCAGCCGGAGAGTGTGACGTTGTGGCTAAAAGATTCCAACGCAAAGCCTGCCCCTTCGGCAAGCTCAAGGCAAGCTCTGAGCCTAATGTGCTCGTTGAGAAGCTTGTTATCGTCGAAGCGAAGGCCGTGACTGTGTACAATCCGATCTTTGAAGCTCAAGCCCTGACTTATCTGCGCCTGCTCGACTTGCGGCTAGCACTCGTCATCAACTTCGGCGAGAAACTTGTAAAGAACGGTATCCATCGTGTCGTCAACGGCCTGTGA
- a CDS encoding c-type cytochrome, whose amino-acid sequence MIANILIFLVLIVLTIGAGWLTWRVVRAKRLWVKIAGGLGAGLLTLILTAVSFAGGKGIAILYFPGAKPASDLKVEGTPEQIARGEYLADIGCVGCHGQVDADGKPTEKFPLSGGYNIAEAEGFGFVGQLATENLTPGGKLASYSDGELFRAIRHGVNKDGQSLGFMSLLPFGQMSDDDTKAVVAFLRSQPAVTLSNPTGDNINFVGALLFGAGMFPSPEPKPDSITAPPAGPTADYGKYVATFGECRGCHGPDVTGVEASSLGPAVPNPRPFISTLTAEQFVETMRSGTRPNGVAFPETMPWQNASKMSDDDLAALYAYLTAPVK is encoded by the coding sequence ATGATCGCAAACATCCTCATCTTTCTCGTTCTGATTGTTCTCACCATCGGCGCGGGCTGGCTGACGTGGCGGGTCGTGCGGGCCAAACGGCTGTGGGTGAAGATCGCCGGCGGGCTGGGAGCCGGACTGCTCACGCTGATTCTGACCGCCGTCTCGTTCGCGGGCGGCAAAGGCATCGCCATTCTTTATTTCCCCGGCGCAAAACCCGCGTCCGATCTCAAAGTGGAAGGCACGCCGGAGCAAATCGCGCGCGGCGAGTATCTAGCGGACATCGGCTGTGTGGGTTGTCACGGCCAGGTGGATGCCGACGGAAAGCCTACCGAAAAGTTTCCGCTCTCCGGCGGCTATAACATTGCAGAGGCGGAGGGCTTCGGTTTTGTCGGTCAACTCGCCACCGAGAACCTGACCCCCGGCGGCAAGCTGGCGAGCTACAGCGACGGCGAACTGTTCCGCGCCATCCGGCACGGGGTGAATAAAGACGGCCAGTCGCTCGGTTTCATGTCCCTCCTGCCCTTCGGCCAGATGAGCGACGATGATACGAAGGCCGTCGTCGCCTTCCTGCGCTCTCAGCCCGCTGTCACCCTCAGCAACCCAACCGGCGATAACATCAACTTCGTCGGCGCTCTGCTGTTTGGTGCGGGCATGTTCCCCAGCCCGGAGCCAAAACCAGATTCCATCACCGCGCCGCCCGCCGGCCCGACGGCAGACTACGGCAAGTACGTTGCCACCTTTGGCGAGTGCCGGGGCTGTCACGGCCCGGATGTCACCGGGGTGGAAGCCTCCTCGTTAGGCCCGGCGGTTCCCAACCCGCGCCCGTTCATATCCACCCTGACGGCTGAACAGTTCGTCGAAACCATGCGCAGCGGCACGCGGCCCAACGGCGTTGCCTTCCCCGAAACCATGCCCTGGCAGAACGCCTCGAAGATGAGCGACGACGATCTGGCCGCGTTGTACGCCTATCTCACCGCGCCGGTTAAGTAA
- a CDS encoding AAA family ATPase, whose product MPRLAFHLLGSPRVELDGAPIEVDTRKATALAVYLAVTGELHSRERLATLFWPDADEAKAHAALRRTLSVLNKALDGEGLRIEREAVNLETGAAWVDVAEFHRRLADCRTHGHPPHDPCPRCVHPLSEAVTLYHDDFLAGFSLRDSPAFDDWQFFQSEGLRRELADALERLVKCHSTAGEVDAAIAHARRWLSLDPMHEPAHRWLMSLYDCAGQRAAALRQYQECARILDEELGVPPLEETTRLYEAIKENRPTTETPSPKSQIPTSRRSSGVQLPAVVQASNLQPLTSNLQPLTSNLPLIGRSAEVAALQNQYASQSADGALIVIEGEAGIGKTRLAEAFIERAQAQGATTLPARCYEGERNLAYGPFLEALQSALRQPAIAARLESLEPHWLSEAARLLPDLANLRSDLPPTPPLDSPGAQSRFFESITQILLALGNDLPTVVFLDDLHWIDEASLDLFAYLARRLRGHRLCLLGTWRDEQVPTGHRLRQALAESQRAGLAHLLSLSRLSQSAVAELVQLTMKSAPESRIAERLYHETEGLPLFLVEYLAALGGGGPEAEWPLPEGVRGLLHSRLAIIDDAGRQLLGAAAVIGRSFDFDTLQVASGRSDEETVAGLESLIARGLVHEVGGGDGALTYDFGHDKLRALVYDETSLARRRLLHRRVAEALTSRARAQTPPGPLAGQVALHYRLGGRNAEAAHYYKLAGDHARKLYANAEALSHYRSALALGHPDPTALHEAIGDLQTLAGEYGVALTSYQTAAALGSLEALAELEHKLGNVYERRGDGELAERHFEAALAAFGVDGSQGGRARVLADWSLTAHHRGQTERALDLARQALTLAEAGGDQRALAQAHNILGILASSQADLPTAQLHLERSLALAETLGDTGAQAAALNNLALAFGANEQTATAITLTERALKLCASQGDRHREAALHNNLADLLHTDGQTEAAMQHLKRAVVLFAEIGVEAGVGANTSKWQPEIWKLAEW is encoded by the coding sequence ATGCCCCGGCTTGCTTTTCACCTCCTCGGCTCGCCCCGCGTCGAACTCGACGGCGCACCCATCGAAGTGGACACGCGCAAAGCCACCGCCCTCGCCGTCTACCTGGCGGTGACGGGCGAACTGCACAGCCGCGAGCGCCTGGCAACCCTCTTCTGGCCTGACGCCGACGAGGCCAAAGCGCACGCCGCCCTGCGCCGCACTCTCTCGGTGTTGAATAAGGCGCTGGATGGAGAAGGATTGAGGATTGAGCGGGAGGCGGTGAATTTGGAGACGGGGGCGGCCTGGGTGGACGTGGCCGAGTTTCACCGCCGCCTGGCCGATTGCCGGACTCACGGTCACCCGCCTCACGACCCCTGCCCGCGTTGCGTCCATCCCCTTTCTGAGGCAGTGACGCTTTACCACGACGACTTCCTGGCCGGCTTCAGCCTGCGCGACAGCCCCGCCTTCGACGACTGGCAATTTTTTCAGAGTGAAGGACTGCGCCGCGAACTGGCCGACGCTTTGGAACGGCTGGTGAAGTGTCACAGCACAGCCGGCGAAGTGGACGCCGCCATTGCCCACGCTCGGCGCTGGCTCTCCCTCGACCCGATGCACGAACCGGCTCACCGCTGGCTCATGTCGTTGTATGATTGCGCCGGGCAACGCGCCGCCGCCCTGCGCCAGTATCAGGAGTGTGCGCGAATTCTTGACGAAGAACTCGGCGTGCCGCCGCTGGAAGAGACGACGCGGCTGTACGAGGCTATCAAAGAGAACCGCCCGACGACGGAAACTCCAAGCCCCAAATCCCAAATCCCAACTTCCCGCCGTAGTTCAGGCGTCCAACTTCCCGCCGTAGTTCAGGCGTCCAATCTCCAACCTCTAACTTCTAACCTCCAGCCTCTAACCTCTAACCTCCCCCTCATCGGTCGTTCCGCCGAAGTTGCCGCCTTGCAAAATCAGTATGCCTCTCAGAGCGCGGACGGCGCGTTGATCGTGATAGAGGGTGAAGCTGGGATCGGCAAGACGCGACTGGCAGAGGCCTTCATCGAGCGGGCGCAGGCTCAAGGCGCGACCACGCTCCCCGCCCGTTGCTACGAAGGCGAACGCAACCTGGCCTATGGCCCCTTCCTCGAAGCCCTGCAATCGGCGCTGAGGCAACCGGCCATTGCCGCCCGGCTTGAGTCATTGGAGCCACACTGGTTGAGCGAGGCCGCCCGGCTGTTGCCTGACCTGGCTAACCTGAGGAGCGACCTGCCGCCCACACCGCCTCTCGACAGCCCCGGCGCGCAAAGCCGCTTCTTTGAAAGCATCACCCAGATTTTGCTGGCGTTGGGAAACGACTTGCCCACCGTCGTTTTTCTGGACGACCTCCACTGGATTGACGAGGCCTCGCTGGACCTCTTCGCCTACCTGGCGCGCCGCCTGCGCGGCCATCGCCTGTGCCTGCTGGGAACGTGGCGCGACGAGCAGGTGCCGACCGGGCATCGCCTGCGTCAGGCGCTGGCCGAATCGCAACGGGCCGGGCTGGCCCACCTGCTCTCGCTCTCGCGGCTCAGCCAATCCGCAGTCGCAGAACTGGTTCAACTAACGATGAAGTCCGCGCCCGAAAGCCGGATTGCGGAGCGGCTGTACCACGAGACCGAAGGCCTCCCGCTCTTTCTCGTCGAATATCTGGCGGCGCTGGGCGGCGGCGGGCCTGAGGCCGAGTGGCCTCTGCCCGAAGGTGTGCGCGGCCTGCTTCACTCGCGCCTGGCAATAATTGACGACGCCGGCAGACAATTGCTCGGCGCCGCCGCCGTCATCGGGCGCTCGTTTGACTTCGACACTCTGCAAGTTGCCAGTGGCCGCAGTGACGAAGAAACGGTGGCCGGACTGGAATCTCTGATCGCGCGCGGTCTCGTCCACGAAGTGGGCGGCGGCGACGGCGCGCTGACGTATGACTTCGGCCATGACAAACTGCGCGCCCTGGTTTACGACGAAACCAGCCTCGCCCGCCGCCGGCTCCTGCACCGGCGCGTGGCCGAAGCCCTCACCTCGCGCGCCCGCGCTCAAACGCCGCCCGGGCCGCTCGCCGGCCAGGTTGCCTTGCACTACCGGCTGGGCGGTCGCAACGCCGAAGCCGCCCACTACTACAAACTGGCGGGCGACCACGCCCGCAAGCTGTATGCCAATGCCGAAGCCCTCTCGCACTATCGCTCGGCGCTGGCCTTAGGCCATCCTGATCCCACCGCCCTGCACGAAGCGATTGGCGATCTGCAAACGCTGGCCGGCGAATACGGCGTTGCCCTGACGAGTTACCAGACGGCGGCGGCGCTCGGCTCACTCGAGGCGCTGGCCGAACTGGAACACAAACTGGGCAATGTTTACGAACGACGTGGTGATGGGGAACTGGCCGAGCGCCATTTTGAGGCCGCGCTGGCGGCGTTCGGCGTGGACGGTTCTCAAGGTGGCCGCGCCCGTGTTCTGGCCGACTGGAGTCTCACCGCTCATCATCGAGGTCAAACAGAGCGGGCGCTCGATCTGGCTCGGCAGGCGCTGACGCTGGCCGAGGCCGGCGGCGACCAGCGGGCGCTGGCGCAAGCGCACAACATTCTCGGCATTCTCGCCAGCAGTCAGGCCGACCTCCCGACTGCTCAACTTCATCTTGAGCGTAGCCTGGCGCTGGCCGAAACTTTGGGCGACACGGGCGCGCAGGCGGCGGCATTGAATAATCTGGCGCTGGCCTTTGGGGCTAATGAACAGACGGCGACTGCAATCACGCTCACTGAACGGGCCTTGAAGTTGTGCGCTTCGCAGGGCGACCGTCACCGCGAAGCGGCTCTGCACAACAACCTGGCCGATCTTTTACACACCGACGGCCAAACCGAAGCCGCCATGCAACATCTCAAACGAGCCGTCGTCCTGTTCGCCGAAATTGGCGTCGAGGCCGGCGTTGGCGCGAATACCAGCAAATGGCAACCGGAAATCTGGAAACTTGCAGAATGGTGA
- a CDS encoding cyclic nucleotide-binding domain-containing protein, which yields MNLKLEDGSRVAVMGGGPAGSFFAYFLLDMAERAKLSLRVDIYEPRDFTVPGPLGCNMCGGIISESLVQMLAAEGINLPPTIVQRGISAYMLHTDAGSVRIATPLEEKRIGAVYRGPGPRGIKELKWGSFDGHLQSLARQKGANVIRARVEEVSWQDGKVAVKGKGGAPEVYDLLAVTAGINTAAAKLFEKLNLAYKPPKTTKTFIREYYLGEETIGKVLGNAMHVFLLNIPRLEFAAIIPKGDYVTTCLLGEDIDNDLIQSFLNCPEVKRIMPPELNLEQGACQCQPRIATEGAVQPFGDRIVFIGDCGVTRLYKDGIGSAYRTSKAAATTAVFEGISANDFRKHYLPACRAIEFDNAIGKIVFLVTRLIQERGFARRAVVRMTADEQQRPGSRRRMSTVLWDMFTGSAPYKEIFLRTLHPAFWLRLSWDLLVSLLPASAGSQAEAGERRQELPMNSGALGKVFEPGDILFRQGEVGQCMFVIQEGQVAIVQEHEGEEIFLGVRSAGEFLGEMAIFEAEPHSATVRALSQVRVLTVDQKNFQRRIHEDPSLAYRLFKLMSRRIRELGQEKALLSKEIDRLSEGRAE from the coding sequence ATGAATCTCAAACTGGAAGACGGCTCTCGCGTAGCAGTGATGGGCGGTGGCCCGGCGGGGTCGTTCTTCGCCTACTTCCTGCTCGACATGGCTGAACGTGCCAAGCTGAGCCTTCGCGTGGACATCTACGAGCCGCGCGATTTCACCGTTCCCGGCCCACTCGGGTGTAATATGTGCGGCGGCATCATCTCCGAGTCGCTGGTGCAGATGCTGGCCGCCGAGGGCATCAACTTGCCGCCCACCATCGTCCAGCGCGGTATCTCGGCCTACATGTTGCACACCGACGCGGGCAGTGTTCGCATCGCCACGCCGCTGGAGGAGAAGCGCATCGGGGCAGTGTATCGCGGCCCTGGCCCGCGCGGCATCAAGGAACTCAAGTGGGGCAGTTTCGACGGCCACCTGCAATCGCTGGCCCGGCAGAAGGGCGCGAACGTGATCCGGGCGCGGGTCGAGGAGGTGAGCTGGCAGGACGGCAAAGTGGCGGTCAAGGGCAAAGGCGGCGCGCCGGAAGTCTACGACCTGCTGGCGGTGACGGCGGGCATCAACACCGCCGCCGCCAAACTCTTTGAGAAGTTGAATCTGGCTTACAAGCCGCCGAAGACGACCAAGACCTTCATCCGCGAATACTATCTGGGCGAAGAGACGATTGGGAAAGTCCTCGGGAACGCAATGCACGTCTTCCTGCTCAACATCCCCCGGCTGGAGTTCGCCGCCATCATCCCCAAAGGCGACTACGTGACGACCTGCCTGCTGGGTGAGGACATTGACAACGATTTGATCCAATCCTTCCTGAACTGCCCCGAGGTCAAGCGCATCATGCCGCCGGAATTGAATCTGGAGCAGGGGGCGTGCCAGTGCCAGCCGCGCATCGCCACCGAGGGCGCGGTTCAGCCGTTCGGCGACCGCATCGTCTTCATCGGCGATTGCGGGGTGACGCGGCTGTACAAGGACGGCATCGGGTCGGCTTATCGCACCTCGAAGGCCGCGGCCACAACCGCCGTCTTCGAGGGTATCTCCGCTAATGACTTTCGCAAGCACTACCTGCCTGCCTGCCGGGCCATCGAATTCGACAACGCCATCGGCAAGATCGTCTTCCTGGTCACGCGGCTGATTCAGGAGCGGGGCTTCGCGCGGCGGGCGGTGGTGCGCATGACGGCGGACGAACAGCAGAGGCCAGGCAGTCGGCGGCGCATGAGCACCGTGCTGTGGGATATGTTTACCGGGAGCGCGCCCTACAAAGAAATCTTTTTGCGGACTCTGCATCCGGCATTCTGGCTGCGGTTGAGCTGGGATTTGTTGGTCTCGCTTCTGCCTGCCAGCGCCGGTTCGCAAGCCGAGGCGGGTGAGCGCCGCCAGGAGTTACCTATGAATTCCGGAGCCTTAGGCAAGGTCTTTGAACCCGGCGACATCCTCTTTCGCCAGGGCGAGGTCGGCCAATGTATGTTTGTCATTCAGGAAGGGCAGGTGGCAATCGTGCAGGAACACGAGGGCGAAGAGATTTTTCTGGGCGTGCGCAGCGCCGGCGAGTTTTTGGGCGAAATGGCGATTTTTGAAGCCGAGCCGCATTCGGCGACGGTGCGCGCCCTGAGTCAGGTGCGCGTGCTGACGGTGGATCAGAAAAACTTTCAGCGGCGCATTCACGAAGACCCGTCGCTGGCCTATCGTCTCTTCAAACTCATGTCGCGCCGTATCCGCGAGTTGGGCCAGGAGAAAGCCCTGCTGAGCAAGGAGATTGACCGGCTGAGCGAGGGGAGGGCGGAATGA
- a CDS encoding citrate synthase (catalyzes the formation of citrate from acetyl-CoA and oxaloacetate) gives MTLPSPAFVKGLAGVVAAQTALSSVDGANGVLTYRGLNIHDLAGNVEYEEVVHLLLYGTLPTQAQLTTLKKELAANRKLPKAVLDLIRSAPKKAVPMDTLRTVISALALHEKDVDDISLEATRRKGLRLTAQMATVVAAIQRARKGKEILNPKPGLSHAENFLYMLHGEKRNRLENETMNLYFVLLADHSLNASTFTARVVSSTNADLHAAVTAALGALKGNLHGGAAEATMNTLLEIGAIDKVNPFVDNAFANKRKIMGIGHRIYKHGDPRARHLLEWARKMETAEGKGNNYVDMALAVEQAVLRHRELYPNVDFFSAPLLYYLGVPTDLDTCVFAVSRVAGWAAHVIEQYNDSALIRPAAQYTGPAEQALVSIEDRK, from the coding sequence ATGACTCTTCCCTCTCCAGCTTTTGTCAAAGGGTTGGCCGGCGTGGTCGCCGCCCAAACTGCCCTGTCGTCGGTGGACGGCGCCAACGGCGTGCTCACTTATCGCGGCCTCAACATCCACGACCTGGCCGGAAATGTTGAATACGAAGAAGTTGTGCATCTATTGCTTTACGGAACGCTTCCCACCCAGGCGCAGTTGACCACCCTCAAAAAGGAACTGGCCGCCAACCGCAAACTCCCTAAAGCCGTTCTCGACCTGATCCGGTCTGCGCCCAAAAAAGCCGTGCCCATGGATACCCTGCGCACGGTCATCTCGGCCCTGGCGCTTCACGAAAAAGATGTAGACGATATTTCGCTGGAGGCCACGCGCCGCAAGGGCCTCCGCCTCACGGCCCAAATGGCAACCGTCGTGGCCGCCATCCAGCGCGCCCGCAAAGGCAAAGAGATTCTCAATCCTAAGCCGGGCTTGAGCCACGCCGAGAATTTTCTCTACATGCTTCACGGCGAAAAGCGAAACCGGCTTGAGAACGAGACGATGAACTTGTATTTCGTTCTGCTGGCCGATCACTCGCTCAACGCCTCGACCTTCACCGCCCGCGTCGTGTCGTCCACCAACGCCGACTTGCACGCCGCCGTCACCGCCGCGCTGGGCGCACTCAAGGGCAACCTGCACGGCGGCGCGGCAGAAGCCACCATGAACACGCTGTTGGAAATCGGTGCGATTGATAAAGTCAATCCTTTCGTGGACAACGCCTTTGCCAACAAACGCAAAATCATGGGCATCGGCCACCGCATTTACAAGCACGGCGACCCGCGCGCCCGGCACTTGCTGGAGTGGGCGCGCAAGATGGAAACCGCCGAAGGCAAGGGCAACAATTACGTGGACATGGCTCTGGCGGTGGAGCAGGCCGTCTTGCGTCATCGCGAGTTGTACCCGAACGTAGACTTTTTCTCCGCGCCTTTGCTCTACTATCTCGGCGTCCCGACGGACTTGGACACCTGTGTGTTCGCCGTCTCCCGCGTGGCGGGCTGGGCGGCGCACGTGATCGAGCAGTACAACGACTCGGCTCTGATCCGGCCGGCCGCGCAGTACACCGGCCCGGCAGAACAGGCGCTTGTGTCAATTGAAGATCGGAAGTAA
- a CDS encoding protein kinase: MTDTDLKQPGALIGGRYRLGERLGRGGMAEVYKAYQESLDRHVAIKFMHAFLAEDPQFQQRFQREARSVAALHHPNIVQVIDFDWAEGAAYMVMEFIDGLTLDARLAELAERKERLPLAEAVRVVRDAAHALSYAHARDIVHRDIKPANIMLERQGRVILTDFGLAKLMSASRFTTSGAILGTPAYMAPEQALGQAGDKRVDIYALGVLLYELVTGQLPFEADSAIALILMHLNQAAAPPRTLNPDLPEGLEQVILKAMSKRPETRIQSADELAAHLNFFLSPTSAAPPDLAAAPSVNLRPLPPHNLPAQPTSFIGRQQELSEVCALLRQPEVRLATLTGPGGAGKTRLSLQVASTLLPEFADGVFFVPIAEIREPDFVITAVAQALGVKEGERALLDHLKAHLQSRQVLLVLDNFEQVLEAAPLIAELLIASPGLKVLATSRAALRVYGEHEFPVPPLAVPDLNQLTSPGAEGAADLTRYTAISLFAERAQAVKPNFTLTHDNAITVAQICAKLDGLPLAIELVAPRIKLLSLSAILNGLDSRLKLLTGGARDLPARQRTLRGAIDWGYNLLEEDERILFARLGVFSGGFTLESAEAVLGAEPVNPEYSILDGLTVMVDNSLLRQTETAAAEPRFTMFETIREYALEKLQAGGELARYQTLHATHYLALAEAAAPQLQGRDQIAALNQFEAEHHNLIAALAGSLARRSLPTVLRLGSALWRFWLLRGHLSEGLKWLDEIRALAREHPSPDPVPLARALYGVAALHNERGDTATASALFEESLTLFKQAGAASGAAYAQNDLGASLLAQTRTEEATALCEASLAAFKKMGDDWGTASALTNLGLAALSRGDAARATQLCQESLSLFQKLGDRWGMALALNNLGLAALPQGDHDRASTLVESGLALIRELGSR, encoded by the coding sequence GTGACTGACACAGATCTCAAGCAACCTGGCGCCCTCATCGGTGGCCGTTACCGGCTCGGCGAGCGCCTGGGGCGGGGCGGCATGGCCGAGGTCTACAAGGCCTACCAGGAAAGCCTCGATCGCCACGTCGCCATCAAGTTCATGCACGCCTTCCTGGCCGAAGACCCGCAGTTCCAACAGCGCTTCCAGCGTGAGGCCCGCAGTGTCGCCGCCCTGCATCATCCCAACATCGTCCAGGTCATTGACTTCGACTGGGCCGAGGGCGCGGCTTACATGGTGATGGAGTTCATTGACGGCCTCACCCTCGACGCGCGTTTAGCCGAACTGGCCGAACGCAAAGAGCGCCTGCCGCTCGCCGAAGCCGTCCGCGTCGTCCGCGACGCCGCTCACGCCCTCAGTTACGCCCACGCCCGCGACATCGTCCACCGCGACATCAAGCCGGCCAACATCATGCTCGAACGACAGGGCCGCGTCATCCTCACCGACTTCGGCCTGGCTAAGCTCATGTCGGCCTCGCGCTTCACCACCTCCGGGGCCATCCTGGGCACGCCCGCTTACATGGCCCCCGAGCAGGCGCTGGGGCAGGCGGGCGATAAACGGGTGGACATTTACGCCCTCGGCGTCCTCCTCTACGAACTGGTCACCGGTCAACTCCCCTTTGAGGCCGACTCGGCCATCGCCCTCATCCTCATGCACCTCAACCAGGCCGCCGCCCCCCCGCGCACCCTCAACCCCGACCTGCCCGAAGGCCTGGAGCAAGTCATCCTCAAGGCCATGAGCAAACGGCCCGAAACCCGCATTCAATCCGCCGACGAACTGGCGGCGCATCTCAACTTTTTCCTCTCGCCGACGAGCGCCGCGCCCCCCGATCTGGCCGCCGCTCCCTCCGTCAACCTCCGCCCCTTGCCGCCGCACAACCTGCCCGCCCAGCCCACTTCGTTCATTGGCCGCCAACAGGAACTTTCTGAAGTGTGCGCGCTCCTCCGCCAGCCTGAGGTGCGTCTGGCGACTCTCACCGGCCCGGGCGGCGCGGGCAAGACCCGCCTCAGTTTGCAAGTCGCCAGCACCCTCCTGCCCGAATTTGCCGACGGCGTCTTCTTCGTTCCTATCGCCGAGATTCGCGAACCCGATTTCGTCATCACCGCCGTTGCCCAGGCCCTCGGCGTCAAAGAAGGCGAACGCGCACTACTCGATCACCTCAAGGCGCACTTACAATCCCGGCAAGTCTTGTTGGTGCTGGACAACTTCGAGCAAGTGTTGGAAGCCGCGCCACTCATCGCCGAGTTGCTAATTGCTTCACCGGGCTTGAAAGTGCTGGCGACCAGCCGCGCCGCCTTGCGCGTCTATGGCGAACACGAATTCCCTGTGCCGCCGCTGGCCGTGCCTGATCTGAATCAACTGACTTCGCCGGGTGCGGAAGGGGCCGCCGACCTGACTCGATACACCGCCATTTCTCTCTTCGCCGAGCGCGCTCAGGCGGTGAAACCCAACTTCACCCTCACCCACGACAACGCGATCACGGTTGCTCAAATTTGCGCCAAACTCGACGGCCTGCCTCTGGCCATCGAACTGGTTGCGCCGCGCATCAAATTGCTTTCTCTCTCGGCCATCCTCAACGGCCTCGACAGCCGTCTCAAACTGCTCACCGGCGGCGCGCGCGATCTCCCGGCCCGCCAGCGCACCCTGCGCGGCGCGATTGACTGGGGCTACAATCTGCTCGAAGAAGACGAGCGGATTCTGTTTGCGCGGCTGGGGGTGTTCAGCGGCGGCTTCACCCTGGAGTCCGCCGAGGCGGTTCTGGGAGCAGAGCCGGTCAACCCTGAATACTCGATCCTCGACGGCCTCACCGTCATGGTAGATAACAGTCTTCTACGTCAGACCGAAACCGCCGCCGCCGAGCCGCGCTTTACAATGTTTGAAACCATCCGCGAGTATGCGCTTGAAAAATTGCAGGCGGGCGGCGAACTGGCGCGCTATCAGACTTTGCATGCAACGCACTACCTGGCGCTGGCCGAGGCCGCCGCGCCGCAACTTCAGGGCCGCGATCAAATTGCCGCTCTCAACCAGTTTGAAGCCGAGCATCACAATCTCATCGCCGCGCTGGCCGGGTCGCTCGCGCGCCGCAGTCTGCCCACTGTTCTTCGCCTCGGCAGCGCCCTGTGGCGTTTCTGGCTTTTGCGCGGCCACCTCAGCGAAGGCCTCAAATGGCTGGACGAGATTCGGGCGCTGGCCCGCGAACATCCGTCGCCCGATCCTGTTCCGCTCGCTCGCGCCCTGTACGGCGTGGCCGCGCTCCATAACGAACGCGGCGACACGGCCACGGCTTCGGCATTGTTTGAGGAGAGTCTGACTCTATTCAAGCAGGCCGGCGCGGCGAGTGGGGCCGCTTACGCGCAAAACGATCTCGGCGCTTCGCTGTTGGCCCAAACGCGCACTGAAGAGGCGACGGCTCTGTGTGAGGCAAGTCTCGCCGCTTTCAAAAAAATGGGCGATGATTGGGGGACGGCCAGCGCGTTGACCAACCTCGGTCTGGCCGCCCTCTCGCGTGGCGACGCGGCCCGGGCCACGCAGTTGTGCCAGGAGAGCTTGAGTCTGTTTCAAAAGCTGGGCGACCGCTGGGGCATGGCCCTGGCCCTGAATAACTTAGGGTTGGCCGCCTTGCCGCAGGGCGACCATGACCGCGCCAGCACCCTGGTGGAAAGCGGCCTGGCGCTGATACGCGAATTGGGAAGTAGATAA
- the bphX gene encoding BphX family protein, translating to MNKLKWWFRIVGAFYLLLALMNMYGMFINRQFFASVIPFPADEFAVKAFVDGWSPFAFEILGIATFMLWASRDPLKYLGAVWLIVWLELLHGVVDDVYLIANGYDAVGYLVFIVVHLIIIGTGVMFTRQASVQTPARASVPMKA from the coding sequence ATGAACAAACTCAAGTGGTGGTTTCGCATCGTCGGAGCGTTCTATCTGCTCCTGGCGCTGATGAACATGTACGGCATGTTTATCAACCGTCAATTTTTCGCCAGCGTAATCCCGTTCCCCGCGGATGAGTTCGCAGTCAAGGCATTTGTGGACGGGTGGTCTCCCTTCGCATTCGAGATATTGGGGATAGCCACGTTCATGCTCTGGGCGTCGCGTGACCCGCTCAAGTATCTCGGCGCGGTCTGGCTCATCGTCTGGCTCGAACTCCTTCACGGGGTTGTGGATGATGTGTACTTGATTGCCAACGGGTATGACGCCGTGGGCTACCTCGTTTTCATCGTCGTTCACCTGATCATCATCGGCACGGGGGTCATGTTCACGCGGCAGGCGTCAGTCCAAACACCGGCTCGCGCATCAGTTCCGATGAAGGCTTAG